atatattccgttttttttttcattttttttttatctagaaGAAACGGAATAAACCTTTCTGTTTCAACGAATCGCACGTAGAGATATTGATAAAACACATAGAGTTAATGGTATTTCATAACTAATCGCTTGAGCAGCAGCTCGCAGACCacctaaaaaagaatatttattatttgatcCATATCCTGACATAAGAAGTCCGATCGGAGCAACACTTGAGATGGCAATCCATAAAAAAATACCGATATTGAGATCCGCTAAAACAAGGTGATTGCTAAAAGGAATTACTGAATAACTTAGTAAAATAGAGATAACTGCTATAGATGGTCCAATACTAAATAAAGGAGTATTTCCTCTAGATGGACGAAGATCTTCTTTGAAAAGTAGTTTTGTCCCGTCGGCTAAAGCTTGAAGAATTCCTAACGGGCCGGCGTATTCAGGTCCAATACGTTGTTGTATCCCTGCAGATATTTCTCTTTCTAACCACACAATTACTAGTACACCAGTTATGATTCCCAATACAAGAGAAAATATAGGGACAAATATCCATATGAGTCCATAGACCTCTTTTAAAGATTCCAATCTAAGAAAAGAATTTATTGTTTGTACTTCTGTTGcataaattatcattttaacGATCAACTTCTCCCATAATTATATCTATGCTACCGAGTATCGTCATAATATCAGCCAATTTCATTCTTTTAACTAGTTCAGGAAGAATTTGCAAATTAATAAAACCCGGCGGTCGGATTTTCCATCTCCAAGGAAAACCACTTTGATCTCCTATGAGAAAAATTCCCAATTCCCCTTTTGGAGCTTCAACTCTTACGTAAAGTTCTTGTTTCGATAATTCAAAAGTAGGGGAAGGTTTTTTACTAATGAATCGATATTCAAAATCATTCCACTCTGGATTCCTTTTTTTATCAAAGCCTCTgctttctaaattttcatagGGACCCCCCGGAAGTCCTTCCAGAGCctgttgaataattttgatGGATTCTGTCATTTCGCTAAGTCGTACTAAATAACGAGCTAATGAATCTCCTTGTTTTTGCCACTGAATTTCCCATTCAAATTCATCGTAAGACTCATAACGATCAACTTTACGAAGATCCCATGGTATTCCGGATGCGCGTAACATTGGTCCGGATAAACCCCAATTTATTGCTTCTTCCCCACCAATAATCCCAACGCCTTCAACTCGTTCTAAAAAAATAGGATTTCGTGTAATAAGTTTTTGATATTCAACAACCtctgttaaaaaataatcacaaaaatcCAAGCATTTATCTATCCAACCATAAGGTAAATCCGCCGCTATTCCTCCAATACGAAAAAAATTATGCATCATTCTCATACCGGTGGCAGCTTCGAATAGATCATATACAAATTCTCGTTCTctgaaaatatagaaaaaggGAGTCTGTGCCCCAATATCTGCCATAAAAGGGCCAAGCCATAACAGATGAGAAGCTATACGACTCAATTCTAGCATAATTACTCTGATATAGCTGGCTCTTTTAGGAACTTGAATATTTCCTAATTGTTCGGGTCCGTTTACTGTTATTGCTTCTGTAAACATAGTAGCTAAATAATCCCACCGCGTTACATAAGGTAAATATTGTATAATTGCTCGGTTTTCTGCAATTTTTTCCATTCCTCTGTGTAAATAACCCAATATGGGTTCACAATCAACAACATCCTCACCGTCTAGAGTAACAATTAAGCGAAGAACACCGTGCATGGATGGGTGGTGAGGTCCCATATTGACTATCATAAGATCTTTTCCTGTAACTGGTCTCTTCATAAGTTTTTCCTTGATTCGTTCTGGTATGAATTAGATTGCTGAAAAAGAAGTTTATTCAAAAATTCAAGAtctaaaaaattaactaattcaCAATTTTGGAATTTAACGAGTTTTTAATTCCCGAATATTCAACTGATTAATTAATTCTTTATAAcgtactctatttttttttgacaaataagCCAGCAGTCGTTGACGTTTTCCCAGAATTTTTCGTAGACCTCTCTGAGATAAATAATCTTTTCTGTGCAATTCCAAATGTGAAGTAAGTCTTCGTATCTTATTAGTGAAACTGACTACTTGAAATTCAACAGATCCCttgctttcttcttttttttcttgaaatgaaatgaatgtattttttatcataaaaagaaATCCTTCCCTTTTTAATATGAATTGAAAGATATGAATTTTACTGATCAGTAATAATAATGGTAGTTTTTTTGTACAAGGATCCGAATTTAATTATCAActtattaattcttaattttataaaaaaaaagtttaaatttcgatctaaaaaaggaggattttaaaaatttatttatgaattcGCTCTGAGTGGTATCTATGTCATTAATTCAATGAATCTCATGTATAAagattgaattaaaaaaaatccctcACATTTGTGCATCCAATTGTTTTCATATACcgtaacttatattatatattgttcaTATACCGTAActtaatactatatatatagtcaaaatatagtaaaaaggATCTACCATTAATGCATTTGAAATCGCGTATACATGTGTATTCTTATCATACTGAAATGATTTCCATTAGTCGTATTAAACCAATAGCGATTCATACAAGCTAAATCTTCTAATCGAAAATTGGGCCAAAGAAaggattttaatttaattaggttttttttatccttatcaagatctttctttttattcaaaacTGTGGTCAAGTTTTGAatatttgtatcaaattttgaatttctatcccttgcattttttttttttaaattgaaacaaaTTAGAATTCGAAATTCTTTACGTCGTTTAGGGGATAGAATAGTTTCAGGGACaaagaaatttaaacttttttttttataaatatagctttttttttttgatcttttacttattttttgtttatttttatgaacCAATGAAATCCCGATGGttctatatataataagttgGCCGTCGTTTTTTACAGACAAACGAACAGGTTCAACAATCAATATtccttttttcattaattttgaaaaagtgaaatTCTTCTCAATCATTAGAATATCTAAGCTCATCTCTCCTCTTTCAATACAAGATATCGTTATCTCGGTTGGATTTTTTAGTCTAACCAAGAGACAGTATGCTTTTACATTATTGaggattttttgattaaaaaaacaattccaTCGCAATTGAAAACGCGAATACCTTTTGAGAAATAAGTCAAGTTCCGCTTCGGTATtgctttttggtttttttttatttttacgtttttttatCTTCGATTCTGTATAattttcttcaatatttttttcttgctttgATAGAGCTGATTccgtatttatttttgtttctttatctgATTCAAACTCTTCTTGACCTGCTGAttcgttttcttctttatttagattaaaaaaccgaaggaattttttttcgtttgatggTATAAAACCTTTTTTCTTTAGGGTGATCTGTTTATTcacattttttgtttcattaaaattgaaaagaagTGATTTAATTGGTATGACCCACGGTTTCATTTTATATGTactagaaaataagaaaaattctggaaagaaaaaaaagtcaaaatttgTTATACGAGGATTTAGTATTTCTTCATTCATTCCCATccaatcaaaaaaatttattttttgattggCAAGACTCGtcttagttattttataaattcttttataattcttaactttagttttaatatatttttttttactcctAGTATCAAGctcaatatttactttttttctaaacCAAAAGTTGAGAATTCTCCAATCCAAATATTTTCTATGCAAAATTTCCCCTATACTgcgaatattatatttttctagaaAACAAGAGATTAAAAAATTTTCTAGGCCTGTAGACATATCAAAAAATTTTTCTGTAGAATGAATAGATTTGTAgcaaaaaagattatatatagaaTCCTTTTTGAAATTCTGTTTATGTTTTGGATTGAAAAATAAGTTAGCCTcacaaaaattttgttttttgtaattatcaaaaatttttttttcgtatGAATCCACTTTGTTTAAACTTGGATTTAGAACTAGAGAGtcttggtttagtttttttttccatttttgggTTACTAATCTAGCCCATGCAATCTGAGGTAAATTATATTGAGAATGACTTCGTAACCAGTTTTTCCATTGATTTATTTCGGAATTTAAAAGGGTTTTATCTTTCCATTCATAATGAAAGATTCcttgttctttaaaaaaatcttttatttgattcttaacaaaaaaggatgttatgtatatgttatattcaaaaaaagacTTTAATTTAGAAAAGTTACTAACTTGAATTTGTGATAATTTGTAAAATACATATGCTTGTGATAAAGAGCATAAgtcataactaaaaaaatttttttttgatatgaaattttttatagtcgaaataaaataaatggtatttttttttttttttttttctccattttcctcattcttgtaaatatatacatcaagaattttttttgttgaatcaaCAAAAAGTTGTGTAGTAATTCTTGGAATATTAATAATACctagaaaaatagaaatagacAGTTGTTCAAcgcaaaattgaaaaaaaaaaaagatttacgaattaatcgagttttttttttttttaatgtctgcCAACTTTTTTTTGATGACTCAATTATTTTAGAATCATAACACAGTTTGTTACAACtattagttagtttttctttttcttttgaaatttttttcgtttgatttctGATTGTCTTTATTTTATCaatcacattttttattttgttttcgctGAGTGAAGAATTTGGCCACTCCGTCGATTTTTTTTGAACAGATAGTTCATGAATCATCTGATTACTCATTATTGAATCTTTTTTAGTTtcatttaattcatatatttctCTCGGGCCAACTAATGGAATTCTATTTCGTTttgaaaggtttttttttttttcttttagaaaaagcAAGTTTTTTATAATCcagtttttaatttctttttcgaCTTTTAGGAAAATTGTTGCTCTTTCTTTGAAAATCCTTAAAACCGGAAAAGACTTCGTTTTGgattttttgattcttttttttaattctttaaaaataggTTTAAAAAAAGAAGGCTTTGGTTTGGTAGAACCAAAAGGTAGGTCAGTTTCCAGCCCCCAAACtgttaaaaaacgaaaatcatttttttctccttttgttttttttagtcgAGCCTTCTGAGAtgattgaaatttatatttatgccaAGGTTTAAGATAAAACGGAAATAGGATTTTTATCTGAATACCATCCGTTAACCAGTTTCGTGGAAATTCTGTTTCGGATAGTTGAACCCCATTATAAGTACATTTAACATGCATTTCACGTTTCCACTCCTTTAAATCCTCTTCCCACTCGGGAAGTTGAAATAATACGATACGGatgctatttttaattattatcaataaaggtaatataatatattttctaagaatagaTTGAGTTACTAAAATAAAACCTCTTATTATTTGAGCAAATAAGAAGCTATCCCAAGTTTCCGCAATTTCTATAcgtctttgttcttctttttttgattgttcttcttcgtttttatcaaaaaaaattttttttttccacatgaaatttctaagaatttttttttttagcccccatatatcaaacgaaaaaaaaaaaaatttatctattCTATCAAAAAAAAGGGGCGAATGTGCTTTTGCTTGCAAAAATTCCCAAATAACAGTTTTACGCCTTTGGGAACGCATGGATCCTTTAATTATCTCTCGACGAAAATCAGATTGTTGTGAATAACGGATCAAAGCCATTTCATCTGTTTGATCAGAATTTTGATTATCTTTGAGATTAGTATAAATCTCGTTATGCGGTTCTTTTAAATCAGTAAAAACCACTACACGTTTTGCTTTTCTTGAACGAATTCCAGGTTCGGTTGGTATATTTTCTTCAGTTTCAGCTTCCAATTCTTCCAATTCACTTGTTAATTTGTATGACCATTGAGGAACTTGTTTATTGATTTCATggaaatcaataaaattttttataagagtttgatcattattataaattataacgacatcaaataaaattttgaaaatttttatttcttcttctgactgaattttttcttcttggggttcggaaaaaaaataaagttttttctcTATTGATAAAgactttcttttaaatttttctattgtttgctcaaatttttgagaattaatcTTCAGAAGTATAGCATGAATTTTGTTTATCCAAGATCctcttatattcttttttttataggttTTGGTTATGATTTGGAACGGAgataattttttgattcttcCGCGCGAAATCCCATGTAAAAATGGATCATAAATTTTAGGTAAATATTCTTTTTGAGTTTCGTTATGACAAAATCGAGTTGTTTTTTCCAGTATATTTTCAATAGACCCTTTTTTATCTAAAGCTtcaattctatttaaaaattcgttttttaaattttcctttttttcttcattgACCAAACTCCAACAAGTATAAACTTGATCCgaggtttttttttctgttgtaaATGAAGGGATCTTTTTTTGTATCATTTCAAAAAAAGTTGAAAGGTTGGGGGGATATGTAAAAGATATTCGTTCTTTTCCATCACTTTGGcatgtataaaaaaatattgtgacaTTTCATTTcttacagtattttcaattttatcattttttatatatcgatTTGGTCTATTCCATCTTTTATAATCGAAAACTAGAGTTACAAAAGGTTTTTCAAACCATAAAAAacgatcctcttttttttttattttgaaaaattctaaattagaattttctttatttccatCTCGATTTTCAGAAACTGTTTTATAGTTATAGTATGTTCGAACGTGGAATTCATCATCCTTATTAATTTTGTCTTTTCCATTCACTCCGATTTCTTCCATTTCATCGATTTTGTCCAGATCCTCCCTTTCTTCCGAAAAAATTCTATTGCATTCTATCTCATCGTATCACATTCTGTTCTGTGATATTTGAGAATCACCGTCAATACCTCGGTGTAGGTCCGGGATAATCCTTTATTCCATAGTCCTGGGGCTatttacaactagccaattcagAATTTGCAGGTGTACTAACAAGTGCATCTTTGATGCAGTCATCGATTCTCCCGAGAGTTCACAATTACCGCGCGCAAACATATTCATTTAATGACTTAATGATGAGGAACGCATTTTTTCTATGCTACTAATACTTGTACTTGCTCTGCTATTCTGCCCAAGCCTGGCTGAGGAAGAGTTACGGGGCTTCGAAAAATATGCTGATTCGGCCGGTAATCAtactatatgtaaaaaaaaagcgatagatataatagatatatatatctaaattcaaataaaaaagaaggccACTCCACTCTATTTCGACAAAAGACCCATCCCCAACCAAGTTCCATAGCTTTGAGTCCGCTATCCCGAGCATGATTTTCCTACCCCCCGGAGGGAAAGGTCCTTCCCTTTTGGGCCGGTTGTGGGCGAGGAGGGATTCGAACCCCCGACACCGTGGTTCGTAGCCACGTGCTCTAATCCTCTGAGCTACAAGCCCCACCCCGTCTCCACTGGATCTGTTCCCAGGAGTACCCTACAAAAAAAGGAACCTTTCCTCTCCCCAGCCATTTCGGGTTAAGAAGATGTGAAAGTGCCTTTCTCTCTATAAGAACGGTGCGTTCCGGGGTGTGAAGTGGGATAGAAGGGATTTCATAATTGGGGTTTTGAATAAGACAaccttttcatttttcattttttttcaatatgaaAAAGTAATAAGAATGAGAGGTGTTAAGCTTTTCATCATCCTGGCGTCGAGCTATTTTTCCGCAGGACCTCCCCTACAGTATCGTCACCGCAGTAGAGTTTAACCACCAAGTTCGGGATGGATTGGTGTTGTTCCTCTACGCCTAGGACACCAGAATATCGAACCATGAACGAAGAAAGGCATGCGAGAAAAGCATATTGGCTAGTGATTGTGAGGCTCCAATTCTTGACTGGAGTGGACACCAAAGGCCTCCGCCCCTCCATCCTTTGGATAGAAGGGcagaatttttggttttttcatgTTGTCAAAGAGTTGAACAAGGAAAGATCTTATCAACGTCcatgaatgaaaaataatagatcGAACTGCCGAATCGGAAAAATTGGGTGCTATCATATAGCTTTGTATCGGCTAAGTTCACGAGTTGGAGATAAGCGGACTCGAACCGCTGACATCCGCCACAGGGTAAACCACCGCCTATCAGGCCCCTGACTGATTCTACCATAGAGGCCAACGATAGACAAGAACTCCCCCCCGAACACAGCTTACAACTTTCATCGTACTGTGCTCTCCAAAGAGCAACTCTTCTCAAAATCTCAAAAGGTGATGAGTTGGAATCCCATTCCAACTCAGGATTCTTGTGGTTCGAGAGGATCCAGCTACAGGAGAACCaggaacggagagctttcccccCTTTTCCGCCCCAACTCTTTCGAATGCTGGTTTTAAGAATGAGTGATTGCCCTTCTCCGACCCTTACTGCCCAACCTGCGAGCGGACAGCTAATGCATTCCACTTATTGAACAGGGTTCTATGGTCGGTCCGCGACCCCTGGATACCGAAGGCGTCCTTGGGGTGATCTCGTAGTTCCTACGGGGTGGAGACGATGGGGTCGGTCCATGGATTTTCCTTCCTTTTGCCGCATTTCGCTCAAAGGGTTGAAGGGAGATAGTGCATCAAGCTGTTCGCAAGGGCCAACTTGATCCTCTTCCCCAGGGATCAATCCCAGACGAGGGAACCCTAGGAGAGCCGCCGACTCCAACTACCGTCCATGTACGATCCATACTAGATCTGACCAACTGACCATCCTACCTCCTCTACGTTCTTGACAGCCCATCTTTGTCTCAGTAGAGTCTTTCAGTGGCATGTTTCGGTCCTTTTCCCCATTACTTAGAAAAAGTGAGCCACCGGTTCAGGTACAAGATACTATCATTACCGCCTGGACAATTAGACACCCAACCCGTAATCGCAACGACCCAATTGCAAGAGCGgagctctaccaactgagctatatCCCCCCGAGCCAAGTGGAGCATGCATGAAGGAGTCAGATCCTTCTTATATTCTTTTCCTTGGCGCAGCTGGGCCATCCTGGATTTGAACCAGAGACCTCGCCCGTGAAGTAAATCATCGCACCTATGGTCCAACCAATTGGGAGAGAATCAATAGATTCCTTTTCGGGAGCGATTCATCCTTCCCGAACGCAGCATACAACTCTCCGTTGTACTGCGCTCTCCAAGTGTGCTTGTTCCCCCCCTCTTCCTTACCATAGGAAGTATTTGTGAAATAACttcgatgagaagaaaaaagagggCGTTAAGAGACCCTACTGGCCTAACCCTAGACACTCTAAGATCCTTTTTCAAACCTGCTCCCATTTCGAGGCGGAAAGGAAAAAGAATTTCACGTTCTTCCTTTCGGGAAGGGAGGATTAGGAAAATCCTATTGATTGCAGCTTTCTCCAGACCCCTGGGAAAAGCATGAAAAAAAGGCTCGAACGGTACGATCCCTCCGTCACCCCAGAATGAAAGGGGTGATCTCGTAGTTCTTGGTCTGTGAAGATACGTTGTTAGGTGCTCCATTTTATTTTCCCATTGAGGCCGAACCTAAACCTGCGCTCGAGAGATAGCTGTCCATACACTGATAAGGGATGTATGGATTCTCGAGAAGAGAGGAGCCGTGGTGGTCCCCTCCGGACCGCCCGGATCCCACGAGTGAATAGAAAGTTGGATCTACATTGGATCTCACCTGAATCGCCCCATCTATCCTCCTGAGGAGAAGTTTGGTTTCAAACCCCGGTTCGAACAGGAGGAGTACGCCATGCTAATGTGCCTTGGATGATCCACATCTCAGGGTCAGGCGCTGATGAGCACATTGAACTATCCATGTGGCTGAGAGCCCTCACAGCCCAGGCACAACGACGCAATTATCAGGGGCGcgctctaccactgagctaatAGCCCGTCGTGCGGGCCTCCTGCTGGGGGCCCGCTATGCCAAGCCAAAAGCGAGAGAAACCCCAtccctctctttcctttttacgCCCCCCTGCCGCCACACGAGAGGGACATGGGGGCGTAAAAGGGGATCCTATCAACTTGTTCCGACCTAGGATAATAAGCTCATGGGCTTTGGGTTTGAAGCTGTGTCAAACCTAAATACCCAAGAAGCATTAGCTCTCCCTGAAAAGGAGGTGATCCAGCCGCACCTTCCAGTACGGctaccttgttacgacttcacTCCAGTCACTAGCCCTGCCTTCGGCACCCCCTCCTTGCGGTT
Above is a genomic segment from Brassica napus cultivar Da-Ae chromosome C9 unlocalized genomic scaffold, Da-Ae chrC09_Random_55, whole genome shotgun sequence containing:
- the LOC125595144 gene encoding NAD(P)H-quinone oxidoreductase subunit H, chloroplastic, coding for MKRPVTGKDLMIVNMGPHHPSMHGVLRLIVTLDGEDVVDCEPILGYLHRGMEKIAENRAIIQYLPYVTRWDYLATMFTEAITVNGPEQLGNIQVPKRASYIRVIMLELSRIASHLLWLGPFMADIGAQTPFFYIFREREFVYDLFEAATGMRMMHNFFRIGGIAADLPYGWIDKCLDFCDYFLTEVVEYQKLITRNPIFLERVEGVGIIGGEEAINWGLSGPMLRASGIPWDLRKVDRYESYDEFEWEIQWQKQGDSLARYLVRLSEMTESIKIIQQALEGLPGGPYENLESRGFDKKRNPEWNDFEYRFISKKPSPTFELSKQELYVRVEAPKGELGIFLIGDQSGFPWRWKIRPPGFINLQILPELVKRMKLADIMTILGSIDIIMGEVDR
- the LOC125595143 gene encoding protein TIC 214-like — its product is MSTGLENFLISCFLEKYNIRSIGEILHRKYLDWRILNFWFRKKVNIELDTRSKKKYIKTKVKNYKRIYKITKTSLANQKINFFDWMGMNEEILNPRITNFDFFFFPEFFLFSSTYKMKPWVIPIKSLLFNFNETKNVNKQITLKKKGFIPSNEKKFLRFFNLNKEENESAGQEEFESDKETKINTESALSKQEKNIEENYTESKIKKRKNKKKPKSNTEAELDLFLKRYSRFQLRWNCFFNQKILNNVKAYCLLVRLKNPTEITISCIERGEMSLDILMIEKNFTFSKLMKKGILIVEPVRLSVKNDGQLIIYRTIGISLVHKNKQKISKRSKKKSYIYKKKSLNFFVPETILSPKRRKEFRILICFNLKKKNARDRNSKFDTNIQNLTTVLNKKKDLDKDKKNLIKLKSFLWPNFRLEDLACMNRYWFNTTNGNHFSMIRIHMYTRFQMH
- the LOC125595142 gene encoding protein TIC 214-like, translating into MIQKKIPSFTTEKKTSDQVYTCWSLVNEEKKENLKNEFLNRIEALDKKGSIENILEKTTRFCHNETQKEYLPKIYDPFLHGISRGRIKKLSPFQIITKTYKKKNIRGSWINKIHAILLKINSQKFEQTIEKFKRKSLSIEKKLYFFSEPQEEKIQSEEEIKIFKILFDVVIIYNNDQTLIKNFIDFHEINKQVPQWSYKLTSELEELEAETEENIPTEPGIRSRKAKRVVVFTDLKEPHNEIYTNLKDNQNSDQTDEMALIRYSQQSDFRREIIKGSMRSQRRKTVIWEFLQAKAHSPLFFDRIDKFFFFSFDIWGLKKKILRNFMWKKKIFFDKNEEEQSKKEEQRRIEIAETWDSFLFAQIIRGFILVTQSILRKYIILPLLIIIKNSIRIVLFQLPEWEEDLKEWKREMHVKCTYNGVQLSETEFPRNWLTDGIQIKILFPFYLKPWHKYKFQSSQKARLKKTKGEKNDFRFLTVWGLETDLPFGSTKPKPSFFKPIFKELKKRIKKSKTKSFPVLRIFKERATIFLKVEKEIKNWIIKNLLFLKEKKKNLSKRNRIPLVGPREIYELNETKKDSIMSNQMIHELSVQKKSTEWPNSSLSENKIKNVIDKIKTIRNQTKKISKEKEKLTNSCNKLCYDSKIIESSKKSWQTLKKKKTRLIRKSFFFFNFALNNCLFLFF